TATCCACAGTGCCAttctctttgtcctttttcttctttttcttttcggaCTTCTCAACTTCAGGCTCTACTTCTTCACCTTtgcttttctttgcaggaaccgGAGCAGGGCTATCTGTGGGTTCCTCTAGTTTGCGTTTACGCCCCTCCTTAATTTCCTCTTCATCCTTATGTttgtcctttttcttcttcttctccttcttctccttgtctaCGAGAGCGGTCTCCTTCTCTGCCACAGCAGGTTCAGTGTCAAGCGCAGCAGCAGTGCTTGCAACAATAGAATCCCCACCTGCAGACAAAACCACATTCCTCATCCATTCTTGCGGAGTATTCTCAGTGGGCTTCCCATGCTTATCCAATTTCCCTTCGGCAATCAATTTCTTCTTCATGGACGCCCTTGGTCCCAATCCCCACTTCCTTGGGTAAGTATCCCGATCCATCACCACCCTCTTAATCTTTGCCACCACACCATGATCACAAGTTGCCATCACAGCAGTGGTCGTCTCAGCAATTCCCAATGCAATGGCTTCTCCTTTGGTAGTCATCAGCACAACTTCCTCTCCAACCTCGATATCATTCTCAAACCTGAGCAGCCCTGGAATCATTAACTTGGCACCGTAGCAAATGGCATTCACTGCTGAGTCCTTGACAACCAATCTCTTATAACTGGTCAAGAGAACCTCAAGAGGCATGATGACTCTCCTCAAATAACTCTCATCCCTATTAGTGTCATAAGCCCACTGAGCATCCATGACGTCATGCATTGTGACCATGTTGTCTTTCTCGCCCATAATCCCAGACCTGACCCTCCTAAGCTCCTGCATATGACCTCCCACACCAAGCAGCAGACCCAAATGCACACAGAGCGTCCGCACATAGGTTCCTGCTTCACAAGAAATCCAGAAAACGACCAAATGTTTATCTGCATCAAACTCAAGAAGTTTGCTTTCATAGATGGTCCTAATCCTAAGCTGCCTCTTGACTGCTGATATCAAAGGTGGCCTCTGAAAGACAGCCCCAGTAAGAGATTCAAGGGCCTGAGCCACTTTGGCAACATCAGGCACAGCTGAATGCAAGCGGGCAACACAAACATACTCTTTCCCTGCACCCTGCTGGGACTTGACAAGTCGTGTGGCTCGGTCAATGCAGACAATGAGATTACCTGTAACCTTAGGATCCAGAGTACCGCTGTGGCCAGTTTTCTCAACGCGAAGGATGCGCTTAATCCAAGCAACAACCTCGTGAGAAGAGGGGTTTGCAGGCTTGTCAAGATTGAGAACACCATATCGGATGTACTCAGCAAGAGGCCTCTTAAGGGGGGAGAACCCTGAGGGTAGAGGGGTGTAGTGTCCAGTTCGAACATTGAGTCGGTCATAGTTTTTGAGAAGGATAGGCCACTGAGAGGTGTCCAAGGAGGGAGTTGAGCTCTGAGGCTTGATCATGAAGTTTTTGTCAAAATCGCTGTCTTTGTCCTTAtgcttcttattcttctttttcttcttctgctctGAATCTGTCACTTTCTCCACAGCCTCAGTGGCCAATCGGTCATCATCAGATGAAACCATTTCCTGCACATTAGACAGAACAAAATATCgctcattttctttaaaaaaaaaatcccaacgAAACACAAACAGCAGGTACCGCCAACACCAAATTGAAGTTCGCTTCTGGGTAATTTTCTAGACAATACCTCATTATTATTTTGTCTTCTGTTTTGGTCATTCATTAATCATCACTCACAACAGATGTAGATTATATGCTCAGTGATAATACCTTTCCTATACACAGGATATACAAAACATACAGAAGTTATCATTGCAGCGG
The nucleotide sequence above comes from Malus sylvestris chromosome 16, drMalSylv7.2, whole genome shotgun sequence. Encoded proteins:
- the LOC126607125 gene encoding H/ACA ribonucleoprotein complex subunit 4-like translates to MVSSDDDRLATEAVEKVTDSEQKKKKKNKKHKDKDSDFDKNFMIKPQSSTPSLDTSQWPILLKNYDRLNVRTGHYTPLPSGFSPLKRPLAEYIRYGVLNLDKPANPSSHEVVAWIKRILRVEKTGHSGTLDPKVTGNLIVCIDRATRLVKSQQGAGKEYVCVARLHSAVPDVAKVAQALESLTGAVFQRPPLISAVKRQLRIRTIYESKLLEFDADKHLVVFWISCEAGTYVRTLCVHLGLLLGVGGHMQELRRVRSGIMGEKDNMVTMHDVMDAQWAYDTNRDESYLRRVIMPLEVLLTSYKRLVVKDSAVNAICYGAKLMIPGLLRFENDIEVGEEVVLMTTKGEAIALGIAETTTAVMATCDHGVVAKIKRVVMDRDTYPRKWGLGPRASMKKKLIAEGKLDKHGKPTENTPQEWMRNVVLSAGGDSIVASTAAALDTEPAVAEKETALVDKEKKEKKKKKDKHKDEEEIKEGRKRKLEEPTDSPAPVPAKKSKGEEVEPEVEKSEKKKKKKDKENGTVDNVEAGSPETEKSEKKKKKKKNKDAEDNGAVASAGAGDGEADKSEKKKKKKSKADAED